The following are from one region of the Trichoplusia ni isolate ovarian cell line Hi5 chromosome 1, tn1, whole genome shotgun sequence genome:
- the LOC113496044 gene encoding lipase 3-like, with product MLRGGLLVVIATCVALTAAVETDSIKELLKKFDSRYSTNVFEDASLNATELITKYRYPVEVHTVTTEDGYILEMQRIPHGRDANNNPNQKRPVVFLMHGLLSSSADMVIMGPGSGLAYILAEEGFDVWMGNARGNTYSRKHVRLNPDALLSTAFWKFSWDEIGNIDLPTMIDHALKTSGQERLHYIGHSQGTTSFFVMTSLQPEYNKKIISMHALAPVAYMAHNRNPLLMFISPHANNIENIANLVGVGEFMTNNVIYSWAGQAMCRDEVVFQPICSNILFLIGGWNEQEHNATMLPAILGHTPAGSSLRQLAHYGQGIADKEFRRYDQGSRMSNYRTYGSFKPPHYDLSKITTPVFLHYSDSDPLAHVNDVDRLFRELGRPIGKFRVPLASFSHLDFLYGINAKELLFNRVINLIRAMDANAFDD from the exons ATGTTACGAGGAGGTTTACTTGTGGTGATAGCCACATGTGTCGCTCTCACAGCGGCTGTGGAGACTGACAGCATCAAGGAATTGTTGAAAAAGTTTGACTCCCGGTACTCAACTAATGTGTTTGAAGATGCATCTCTAAATGCG ACGGAATTGATTACCAAATACCGTTATCCAGTTGAAGTTCACACTGTGACGACAGAAGATGGGTACATTTTGGAAATGCAGAGAATCCCTCACGGACGAGATGCCAACAACAACCCGAATCAGAAGCGACCCGTGGTGTTCTTGATGCACGGACTGCTCTCTTCATCCGCCGATATGGTCATCATGGGCCCAGGTTCCGGTCTTG CGTACATTCTTGCTGAGGAAGGATTTGACGTCTGGATGGGTAACGCCCGAGGCAACACTTACTCCCGTAAACACGTGAGGCTCAATCCCGATGCTTTGTTGAGCACAGCATTCTGGAAGTTCTCTTGGGATGAAATAGGCAATATTGACCTGCCTACTATGATCGATCACGCATTGAAAACATCGGGACAAGAGAGGCTCCATTATATTGGTCACTCACAGGGCACTACATCTTTCTTTGTGATGACTTCTCTGCAACcagaatataacaaaaaaatcatatcaatgCACGCATTGGCTCCAGTGGCTTACATGGCTCACAACAGAAACCCTCTTCTAATGTTTATTTCACCACACGCCAATAACATTGAA AACATTGCTAATTTAGTCGGCGTGGGCGAGTTCATGACCAACAACGTTATTTACTCGTGGGCGGGACAGGCTATGTGCAGAGATGAAGTTGTATTCCAACCGATATGcagcaacattttatttttgattggaGGATGGAACGAACAGGAACACAATGCA ACTATGTTACCCGCTATTCTTGGCCATACGCCGGCTGGTTCATCATTGAGACAATTGGCCCATTATGGACAAGGTATCGCTGACAAGGAGTTCCGTCGATATGACCAGGGATCTCGAATGTCTAACTACAGAACATATGGTTCTTTCAAGCCTCCTCATTACGACCTCTCCAAGATCACGACTCCAGTGTTCCTGCATTACTCTGACAGTGATCCATTGGCGCACGTCAACGACGTGGACAGGTTATTCAGGGAACTGGGTAGACCCATCGGCAAATTCCGAGTTCCGTTGGCCAGCTTCAGTCACCTCGACTTTTTGTATGGAATCAACGCCAAAGAGTTACTTTTTAACAGAGTCATTAATCTTATAAGAGCTATGGATGCTAACGCATTCGACgattaa
- the LOC113496079 gene encoding tRNA-splicing endonuclease subunit Sen34 isoform X1, which produces MISLHVEKGIAYVWNSEDWYNLRSNHRICGALIGSIPSFPRQNDFLGLPMALRSEEAALLVEKGICNLFEMPNLTKRPSEEEKQIINELEQTVLSEQTEALKKRKIEQLSQKIEIIVAGKRQKLLSKGVTDIQLDKQTLLQEEINKLPKLAPTYVLMHLPTEHYIPTEKQTLGIDVLSPSVVHGTGAIKYKIFKYLWEKGHHVTTGFKFGCDYLLYPGDPVRFHATYMVRCINDQTSTLSPKEFVAFGRLSVAVNKLAVLAFCNSHGKIECQTLQWHDSVI; this is translated from the exons ATGATATCACTTCATGTAGAAAAGGGCATTGCCTATGTATGGAATTCTGAAG ATTGGTACAATTTGCGATCAAACCATAGGATATGTGGAGCATTGATTGGCTCAATACCTTCATTTCCTAGGCAAAATGATTTCTTAG GACTACCTATGGCTTTAAGGTCGGAAGAAGCTGCCTTGTTAGTAGAGAAGGGAATCTGTAACTTATTTGAAATGCCAAATTTAACAAAGAGGCCATcagaagaagaaaaacaaataattaacgaGCTTGAACAGAC AGTTCTATCAGAACAAACTGAAGCATTGAAAAAGCGGAAAATTGAACAGTTGTcacaaaaaatagaaattattgtCGCGGGCAAGAGACAAAAACTTCTATCTAAAGGAGTTACAg atATTCAATTAGACAAGCAAACATTACTACAAgaggaaataaacaaattgccAAAATTGGCTCCCACATATGTATTGATGCATTTACCTACAGAACATTACATACCTACAg aaaaGCAAACACTTGGTATAGATGTTCTAAGTCCTAGTGTTGTGCATGGAACAGGGGCCATTAAAtacaagatatttaaatatttatgggAGAAAGGACATCATGTAACAACTGGATTTAAATTTGGCTGTGATTATCTTTTGTATCCAG GAGATCCTGTTAGATTCCATGCAACATATATGGTGAGGTGTATTAATGATCAAACTTCTACACTCAGCCCTAAAGAATTTGTAGCATTCGGAAGATTATCTGTGGCAGTCAACAAACTGGCTGTATTGGCCTTTTGCAACAGTCATGGAAAAATAGAGTGCCAAACACTGCAGTGGCACGATAgtgttatatga
- the LOC113496079 gene encoding tRNA-splicing endonuclease subunit Sen34 isoform X2, whose product MISLHVEKGIAYVWNSEGLPMALRSEEAALLVEKGICNLFEMPNLTKRPSEEEKQIINELEQTVLSEQTEALKKRKIEQLSQKIEIIVAGKRQKLLSKGVTDIQLDKQTLLQEEINKLPKLAPTYVLMHLPTEHYIPTEKQTLGIDVLSPSVVHGTGAIKYKIFKYLWEKGHHVTTGFKFGCDYLLYPGDPVRFHATYMVRCINDQTSTLSPKEFVAFGRLSVAVNKLAVLAFCNSHGKIECQTLQWHDSVI is encoded by the exons ATGATATCACTTCATGTAGAAAAGGGCATTGCCTATGTATGGAATTCTGAAG GACTACCTATGGCTTTAAGGTCGGAAGAAGCTGCCTTGTTAGTAGAGAAGGGAATCTGTAACTTATTTGAAATGCCAAATTTAACAAAGAGGCCATcagaagaagaaaaacaaataattaacgaGCTTGAACAGAC AGTTCTATCAGAACAAACTGAAGCATTGAAAAAGCGGAAAATTGAACAGTTGTcacaaaaaatagaaattattgtCGCGGGCAAGAGACAAAAACTTCTATCTAAAGGAGTTACAg atATTCAATTAGACAAGCAAACATTACTACAAgaggaaataaacaaattgccAAAATTGGCTCCCACATATGTATTGATGCATTTACCTACAGAACATTACATACCTACAg aaaaGCAAACACTTGGTATAGATGTTCTAAGTCCTAGTGTTGTGCATGGAACAGGGGCCATTAAAtacaagatatttaaatatttatgggAGAAAGGACATCATGTAACAACTGGATTTAAATTTGGCTGTGATTATCTTTTGTATCCAG GAGATCCTGTTAGATTCCATGCAACATATATGGTGAGGTGTATTAATGATCAAACTTCTACACTCAGCCCTAAAGAATTTGTAGCATTCGGAAGATTATCTGTGGCAGTCAACAAACTGGCTGTATTGGCCTTTTGCAACAGTCATGGAAAAATAGAGTGCCAAACACTGCAGTGGCACGATAgtgttatatga
- the LOC113496052 gene encoding lipase 1-like has translation MLRGGLLVVIATSVALTAAVETDSLKELLKNLELRYSTDVLEDASLNVTELITKYRYPLEVHSVTTEDGYILEMHRIPHGRDANNNPNKKRPAVFLMHGLLTSSADMVIMGPGTGLAYILAEEGFDVWMGNARGNTYSRKHVNPDFVSNLAYWRFSWDEIGRLDLPAMIDHALKKSGQERLHYIGHSQGTTTFFVMGSMRPEYNKKIISMHALAPVAYMAHNRSPLLMFISPHANNIESLANLFGVGEFLTNNAIYSMAGQAMCRDEVVFQPLCSNILFLIAGWNEQEHNATTLPIILGHAPAGVSLRQLAHYGQGIAGNEFRRYDQGSRLSNYRVYGSFKPPRYDLSKITTPVFLHYSDTDKFAHVNDVDRLFRELGRPIGKFRIPLASFSHVDFLYGINSRELLFNRVINLIRAMDANAFDDE, from the exons ATGTTACGAGGAGGGTTACTAGTGGTGATAGCCACAAGTGTCGCTCTGACTGCGGCTGTAGAGACTGACAGTCTCAAGGAATTGTTGAAAAACTTGGAATTGCGGTACTCCACAGACGTTCTTGAAGATGCATCCCTAAATGTG ACggaattaataacaaaataccgCTACCCACTCGAAGTCCATAGTGTGACGACAGAAGATGGGTACATTTTGGAAATGCATCGAATCCCTCACGGACGAGATGCTAATAATAACCCCAACAAGAAGAGACCCGCCGTGTTCTTGATGCACGGCCTGCTCACGTCCTCCGCCGATATGGTCATCATGGGCCCAGGCACCGGTCTCG CGTATATTCTTGCTGAGGAAGGATTTGACGTCTGGATGGGTAACGCCCGAGGCAACACTTACTCTCGGAAGCATGTGAATCCTGATTTTGTGTCGAATCTCGCATATTGGAGGTTCTCTTGGGATGAAATTGGTCGCCTTGACTTGCCTGCTATGATCGATCACGCATTGAAAAAATCAGGACAAGAAAGGCTTCATTATATTGGCCACTCGCAGGGCACTACTACGTTCTTTGTGATGGGTTCTATGAGACcagaatataacaaaaaaatcatatcaatgCACGCATTGGCTCCAGTCGCTTACATGGCTCACAACAGGAGCCCCCTTCTTATGTTTATTTCACCGCACGCCAATAATATTGAA agcTTGGCTAATTTATTCGGCGTCGGCGAGTTCTTGACCAACAACGCTATTTACTCGATGGCGGGCCAGGCTATGTGCAGAGACGAGGTTGTATTCCAACCGTTATGCAGTAACATCTTGTTTTTGATTGCAGGATGGAACGAACAAGAACATAATGCG ACCACCCTTCCAATAATCCTTGGCCACGCTCCGGCTGGTGTATCATTAAGACAACTGGCCCATTATGGACAAGGTATCGCCGGTAATGAGTTCCGTCGATATGACCAGGGATCCCGATTGTCCAATTACAGAGTGTATGGATCTTTCAAGCCACCTCGGTACGACCTCTCCAAGATCACCACTCCAGTGTTCCTGCATTATTCGGATACTGACAAATTCGCGCATGTCAACGATGTGGATAGGTTATTCAGAGAACTGGGTAGACCCATCGGCAAATTCCGCATTCCCTTGGCCAGCTTCAGTCACGTTGACTTTCTGTATGGCATAAATTCCAGAGAGCTACTTTTTAATAGAGTGATTAATCTTATAAGAGCTATGGACGCTAACGCATTCGACGATGAATAa
- the LOC113496065 gene encoding epimerase family protein SDR39U1 isoform X2, with translation MAARKVLIGGGTGFIGRNLGDLLAIKGYNVTNVARMPGANNISWTNLEKCGLPKSFAVVNLAGQQFMDFTKSWTPGFKQNVQNSRVCTTQALAKAINKTEDKPKVFVVLTGVGAYEPSELNRYDETSPTTGHDFFSRLTVEWEKAAHVDPPVRLVIIRSGAVLGRWGGMIKNMFLPFYFGLGGRIGTGKQFLPWIHIDDLTRLILFAIENENVKGILNGVAPHVITNDDFTQSFAKALRRPAFIPVPERLLNFLLDPERAMIMTKGQHVVPKRVLQYGFKYNYPRIDVACEEFAHLCPKKHPLK, from the exons ATGGCAGCGAGGAAAGTATTGATTG GTGGTGGTACAGGCTTCATTGGTCGTAATTTGGGAGACCTACTTGCTATAAAAGGCTACAATGTAACGAATGTGGCCCGTATGCCTGGCGCAAACAATATTTCATGGACCAACTTGGAAAAATGTGGCTTGCCTAAATCATTTGCAGTTGTTAATTTAGCTGGCCAGCAATTTATGGATTTCACAAAATCTTGGACACCTGG gttcaaacaaaatgttcaaaattCTCGAGTATGTACTACCCAAGCTTTAGCAAAAGCCATCAATAAAACGGAAGACAAACCAAAGGTTTTTGTTGTACTGACTGGTGTTGGTGCCTATGAACCTTCAGAGTTAAATCGCTATGATGAAACAAGTCCAACTACAGGCCATGACTTTTTTTCACGGTTGACTGTTGAATGGGAAAAAGCAGCTCATGTTGATCCACCTGTGCGTCTT GTCATAATTCGCTCCGGCGCCGTCCTCGGACGATGGGGAGGGATGATCAAGAACATGTTTCTGCCATTTTACTTCGGACTCGGCGGACGCATCGGCACCGGCAAGCAGTTCTTACCTTGGATACACATAGACGACCTCACGCGACTCATACTCTTTGCAATCGAAAATGAGAACGTCAAAGGTATACTGAACGGCGTGGCGCCGCACGTTATTACCAATGACGACTTTACACAG tCATTCGCAAAGGCGTTGCGACGACCTGCCTTCATACCCGTCCCAGAGCGTTTACTGAACTTCTTGCTCGATCCAGAGCGGGCAATGATCATGACGAAAGGTCAACATGTAGTCCCAAAACGAGTTCTACAGTATGGATTTAAATACAACTACCCTCGCATTGACGTAGCTTGTGAAGAATTCGCACATCTCTGCCCGAAGAAACACCCACTCAAATAA
- the LOC113496065 gene encoding epimerase family protein SDR39U1 isoform X1, which yields MRARLNIIAMVFKGGGTGFIGRNLGDLLAIKGYNVTNVARMPGANNISWTNLEKCGLPKSFAVVNLAGQQFMDFTKSWTPGFKQNVQNSRVCTTQALAKAINKTEDKPKVFVVLTGVGAYEPSELNRYDETSPTTGHDFFSRLTVEWEKAAHVDPPVRLVIIRSGAVLGRWGGMIKNMFLPFYFGLGGRIGTGKQFLPWIHIDDLTRLILFAIENENVKGILNGVAPHVITNDDFTQSFAKALRRPAFIPVPERLLNFLLDPERAMIMTKGQHVVPKRVLQYGFKYNYPRIDVACEEFAHLCPKKHPLK from the exons ATGAGGGCACGATTGAATATCATAGCAATGGTATTTAAAG GTGGTGGTACAGGCTTCATTGGTCGTAATTTGGGAGACCTACTTGCTATAAAAGGCTACAATGTAACGAATGTGGCCCGTATGCCTGGCGCAAACAATATTTCATGGACCAACTTGGAAAAATGTGGCTTGCCTAAATCATTTGCAGTTGTTAATTTAGCTGGCCAGCAATTTATGGATTTCACAAAATCTTGGACACCTGG gttcaaacaaaatgttcaaaattCTCGAGTATGTACTACCCAAGCTTTAGCAAAAGCCATCAATAAAACGGAAGACAAACCAAAGGTTTTTGTTGTACTGACTGGTGTTGGTGCCTATGAACCTTCAGAGTTAAATCGCTATGATGAAACAAGTCCAACTACAGGCCATGACTTTTTTTCACGGTTGACTGTTGAATGGGAAAAAGCAGCTCATGTTGATCCACCTGTGCGTCTT GTCATAATTCGCTCCGGCGCCGTCCTCGGACGATGGGGAGGGATGATCAAGAACATGTTTCTGCCATTTTACTTCGGACTCGGCGGACGCATCGGCACCGGCAAGCAGTTCTTACCTTGGATACACATAGACGACCTCACGCGACTCATACTCTTTGCAATCGAAAATGAGAACGTCAAAGGTATACTGAACGGCGTGGCGCCGCACGTTATTACCAATGACGACTTTACACAG tCATTCGCAAAGGCGTTGCGACGACCTGCCTTCATACCCGTCCCAGAGCGTTTACTGAACTTCTTGCTCGATCCAGAGCGGGCAATGATCATGACGAAAGGTCAACATGTAGTCCCAAAACGAGTTCTACAGTATGGATTTAAATACAACTACCCTCGCATTGACGTAGCTTGTGAAGAATTCGCACATCTCTGCCCGAAGAAACACCCACTCAAATAA
- the LOC113496037 gene encoding lipase 1-like has product MLRGGLLVVIATCVALTAAVETDSIKELLKNFDSRYSTNVFEDATLNATELIRKYRYPVEVHTVTTEDGYILEMHRIPHGRDANNNPNQKRPVVFLMHGLLSSSADMVIMGPGSGLAYILAEEGFDVWMGNARGNTYSRKHVRLNPDALLSTAYWKFSWDEIGRIDLPTMIDHALKTSGQERLHYIGHSQGTTTFFVLTSMRPEYNKKIISMHALAPVAYMAHNRNPLLMFISPYANNIESIANLVGVGEFLTNNAIYTWAGQAMCRDEVVFQPLCSNILFLIGGWNEQEHNATMLPAILGHAPAGASLRQLAHYGQGIAGKEFRRYDQGSRLSNYRTYGSFKPPRYDLSKITTPVFLHYSDSDPLAHVNDVDRLFRELGRPIGKFRVPLASFSHIDFLYGINARELLFNRVINLIRAMDANAFDDA; this is encoded by the exons ATGTTACGTGGAGGGTTACTTGTGGTGATAGCCACATGTGTCGCCCTCACAGCGGCTGTGGAGACTGACAGCATCAAGGAATTGTTGAAAAACTTTGACTCCCGGTACTCAACTAATGTGTTTGAAGATGCAACTCTAAATGCG ACagaattaataagaaaatatcgTTACCCAGTTGAAGTTCACACAGTGACGACAGAAGATGGATATATTTTGGAAATGCACCGAATTCCTCACGGACGAGATGCCAACAACAACCCGAATCAGAAGAGACCCGTTGTGTTCTTGATGCACGGACTGCTCTCTTCTTCCGCCGATATGGTCATCATGGGCCCAGGCTCCGGTCTTG CGTACATTCTTGCTGAGGAAGGATTTGATGTTTGGATGGGTAACGCCCGAGGCAACACTTACTCTCGGAAGCACGTGAGGCTGAATCCTGATGCTTTGTTGAGCACCGCATACTGGAAGTTCTCTTGGGATGAAATAGGACGCATTGACCTACCTACTATGATCGATCATGCACTGAAAACATCAGGACAAGAGAGGCTCCATTATATTGGTCACTCGCAGGGCACTACTACTTTCTTTGTACTGACTTCTATGCGACcggaatataacaaaaaaatcatatcaatgCACGCATTGGCTCCAGTGGCTTACATGGCTCACAACAGGAACCCTCTTCTTATGTTTATTTCACCGTACGCCAATAATATTGAA AGCATTGCTAATTTAGTCGGCGTGGGTGAATTCTTGACCAACAACGCCATTTACACGTGGGCGGGCCAGGCTATGTGTAGAGACGAAGTTGTATTCCAGCCTCTATgcagtaacattttatttttgattggaGGATGGAACGAACAGGAACACAATGCT ACTATGCTTCCTGCCATCTTAGGCCACGCTCCGGCTGGTGCATCATTAAGACAACTGGCCCATTATGGACAAGGTATTGCCGGCAAGGAGTTCCGTCGTTATGACCAGGGATCCCGATTGTCCAATTATAGAACGTATGGATCCTTCAAGCCACCTCGGTACGACCTGTCCAAGATCACAACTCCAGTGTTCCTGCATTACTCTGACAGTGACCCTTTGGCGCACGTCAACGATGTGGACAGATTATTCAGAGAACTGGGTAGACCCATCGGCAAATTTCGCGTTCCGTTGGCCAGCTTCAGTCACATTGACTTTTTGTACGGGATCAACGCAAGAGAGTTACTCTTTAATAGAGTGATTAATCTTATTAGGGCTATGGACGCCAATGCTTTTGACGAtgcataa
- the LOC113496079 gene encoding tRNA-splicing endonuclease subunit Sen34 isoform X3, translating to MALRSEEAALLVEKGICNLFEMPNLTKRPSEEEKQIINELEQTVLSEQTEALKKRKIEQLSQKIEIIVAGKRQKLLSKGVTDIQLDKQTLLQEEINKLPKLAPTYVLMHLPTEHYIPTEKQTLGIDVLSPSVVHGTGAIKYKIFKYLWEKGHHVTTGFKFGCDYLLYPGDPVRFHATYMVRCINDQTSTLSPKEFVAFGRLSVAVNKLAVLAFCNSHGKIECQTLQWHDSVI from the exons ATGGCTTTAAGGTCGGAAGAAGCTGCCTTGTTAGTAGAGAAGGGAATCTGTAACTTATTTGAAATGCCAAATTTAACAAAGAGGCCATcagaagaagaaaaacaaataattaacgaGCTTGAACAGAC AGTTCTATCAGAACAAACTGAAGCATTGAAAAAGCGGAAAATTGAACAGTTGTcacaaaaaatagaaattattgtCGCGGGCAAGAGACAAAAACTTCTATCTAAAGGAGTTACAg atATTCAATTAGACAAGCAAACATTACTACAAgaggaaataaacaaattgccAAAATTGGCTCCCACATATGTATTGATGCATTTACCTACAGAACATTACATACCTACAg aaaaGCAAACACTTGGTATAGATGTTCTAAGTCCTAGTGTTGTGCATGGAACAGGGGCCATTAAAtacaagatatttaaatatttatgggAGAAAGGACATCATGTAACAACTGGATTTAAATTTGGCTGTGATTATCTTTTGTATCCAG GAGATCCTGTTAGATTCCATGCAACATATATGGTGAGGTGTATTAATGATCAAACTTCTACACTCAGCCCTAAAGAATTTGTAGCATTCGGAAGATTATCTGTGGCAGTCAACAAACTGGCTGTATTGGCCTTTTGCAACAGTCATGGAAAAATAGAGTGCCAAACACTGCAGTGGCACGATAgtgttatatga
- the LOC113496030 gene encoding lipase 3-like: MFRGRLLVVVATYVALAAAVEIPQDAIIKDLIDNFESRYSDNVIEDANLNAPELIAKYRYPVEVHTVTTEDGYILEMHRIPYGRDANNVPNRKKPVVFLMHGLLMSSADFIIMGPSSALAYILAEEGFDIWMGNARGNTYSRKHVRLNPDALLNTDFWKFSWDEIGNIDLPTMIDYALNVSGHERLHYVGHSQGTTSFFVMTSLRPEYNSKIISMHALAPVAYMAHNTSPLLNFLAPHANSIESISALMGIGEFLPSSAILTIAGEALCRDDVVFQPICSNILFLIGGWNEEEHNATMMPAVFGHTPAGSSVRQLAHYGQGIAGKEFRRYDQGSSLSNYRVYGSFKPPRYDLSKITTPVFLHYSDSDPLAHVEDVNRLFSELGRPIGKFRVPMASFSHLDYTYGIHAKALVYDRVINLIRAMDANTFNEMDNN; encoded by the exons ATGTTCCGAGGACGTTTGCTTGTGGTTGTAGCCACATATGTCGCTCTCGCAGCGGCTGTGGAGATCCCACAAGATGCAATAATCAAAGACTTGATAGATAATTTTGAATCAAGGTATTCTGATAACGTAATTGAAGATGCCAACCTAAATGCG CCTGAATTAATAGCAAAGTATCGTTATCCAGTTGAAGTTCATACTGTGACGACAGAAGATGGCTACATTTTGGAAATGCACCGAATTCCTTACGGCCGAGATGCCAATAATGTACCGAATCGGAAGAAACCCGTGGTGTTTTTGATGCACGGCTTGCTCATGTCCTCAGCTGACTTTATTATCATGGGGCCAAGCTCCGCTCTCG CGTACATTCTTGCTGAGGAAGGATTTGACATCTGGATGGGAAACGCCCGAGGCAACACTTACTCTCGGAAGCATGTGAGGCTGAATCCTGATGCCCTGCTGAACACTGATTTCTGGAAGTTCTCTTGGGATGAAATTGGAAATATTGACCTGCCTACTATGATCGACTATGCATTAAATGTATCAGGGCACGAGAGACTCCATTATGTTGGTCATTCTCAGGGCACTACGTCTTTCTTTGTGATGACCTCATTGCGTCCAGAATATAAcagcaaaataatttcaatgcaTGCCTTAGCTCCTGTAGCTTACATGGCTCACAATACGAGTCCTCTCCTTAATTTCCTGGCACCACATGCTAATAGTATAGAA tcCATTTCTGCCTTAATGGGGATAGGGGAGTTTTTGCCCAGCAGCGCTATTCTGACGATAGCGGGTGAGGCCCTGTGTAGAGATGATGTTGTGTTCCAACCGATATGcagcaacattttatttttgatcggAGGATGGAATGAAGAGGAACATAACGCG ACAATGATGCCAGCAGTTTTTGGTCACACTCCGGCTGGGTCATCAGTAAGACAGTTAGCGCATTACGGACAAGGTATCGCCGGCAAGGAGTTCCGTCGTTATGACCAGGGATCTTCATTGTCCAATTACAGAGTGTATGGATCCTTCAAGCCACCTCGGTACGACCTGTCCAAGATCACGACACCAGTTTTTCTTCATTACTCGGACAGCGACCCACTAGCGCATGTTGAAGATGTTAATAGATTGTTCAGTGAGTTAGGCAGGCCCATAGGCAAGTTCAGAGTACCTATGGCTAGTTTTAGTCACCTTGATTATACGTATGGTATCCACGCAAAAGCATTAGTGTATGATAGGGTCATTAACCTTATTAGAGCTATGGATGCGAACACATTTAACGAAATGGacaataattga
- the LOC113496100 gene encoding programmed cell death protein 5 — protein MDDPELDKIRQQRLAQLQAQHGGTGDPNHAKQQEERMQQMEEAKHTILAQALSQDARARLNNIKLSRPEKGAMVENMICRMAQMGQVRNKITEPELIQLLESLNQQMPKSSSTVKFDRRRAALDSDDDDF, from the exons ATGGATGATCCTGAATTAGATAAGATAAGACAGCAACGTCTTGCTCAGCTACAGGCTCAACATGGG ggAACTGGTGATCCAAATCATGCCAAGCAGCAAGAAGAAAGAATGCAGCAAATGGAAGAAGCTAAACACACAATACTCGCACAAGCACTTAGTCAAGACGCTAGAGCCAgat TGAATAATATTAAGCTTAGTAGACCAGAAAAAGGAGCCATGGTTGAAAATATGATCTGTAGAATGGCCCAGATGGGCCAAGTCCGTAATAAGATTACAGAGCCAGAGTTAATTCAGCTTTTAGAGTCACTCAACCAACAGATGCCTAAATCATCAAGCACTGTGAAGTTTGATCGGAGGAGGGCTGCACTTGActcagatgatgatgatttctaG